The genome window GTCTGCCTCAGTCCTTATTGAAGGAATGCAAAGCGGTGATCCCGGGGCAGCAACAGGAGATAATGATTTTACAGCAAGATTTGGTGGTCCAATCGGCGATAAAGTTCGCTTTTTTGCCGCAGTTAGAAAGTCTCATACTGATAATTATTCGAGTTCTAGCAGGTGGTTCACCCCCTTTACGATTGCTGACGGTATTCCTATCGCTGATAAAATCGGTGGTTTGACTGCATCCGGCGACATGGTTGTCCTGGATAGCAATAAAGGGAATATGACATTTCGCGATAGCGATGGTGATGGCACTTATTCAGATGGCGATGAAATCCGCGGACAAAATAGTGGCTATGCTTTTGATAACGTAAGTGATGATTTGAATTTCAATGGTACACTTCAGTTGGATTTAAACCCGCTCGTTTTGCGTTTAGCAACCACATACAATTCTTATACTAGTTCAGGCGCAGGTAAGCCCATATCGAACATGTTCAATTCTCGTCGTCATGAGACGGAGGGAAAAAATTATATGATTAATCTGAAAGCAACTTATTTTTTAAATGCGAAAACTTATATTCGTACAAACGTACGTTCTATGAATCGTACTTACGAAACTTATGATAAGGCGTTTAAGGACAAAGGGACGTTCAAAACAGGGGGCGATAGTCAATTAAAAGATTGGCTCAAATGGGGAGATAGAAACGAAGTTGCTAAGGTAGATACAAACTGGGCGAAGCATTTTGGTACGCCAGGGGAAAATCCTACGCAAGAATCTTTTAGATATGTTGAACCATCGAGTTATAATGTGAATGGTTTCCGTTTTTCTCGTGACGGCGCTCGCCGTGGCGGATACAGCAAAGGGGAAGATGGTTATATAGGCTTTGATGCTGAATTTGTTACCCAAATGGGTGAGCATGAGGTCAAAATTGGTGGTGATTACACGAAATGGGGTTACAAACGATATAGCTATAGCGGTATCAATTCTTTGAATTCCAAAATTGGTCAGGATTCAACGCTAACAGTTGCTGTAAACGGACAAACAGACAGAATAGTAACCGAAATTGTGCAAGGGCGTTTATCGTCTTGGATTGGTTATGACCCATTGGGAAGAGATTGGAATGCATCTAAAGTTAACAATGCGTATGATAAACCAAGAGAACCGTGGAATATGTCATTTTATATTAATGACAAATTTGAAGCTGGGGATTTGATTGTAAATGCTGGACTTCGTTATGAAGCAATTAATCAAGCCAATGTTGATTTGAAAGATTATAACAATGCGCCATTGGATAAAAATGCAACCATTGTTGCAGCTGATCATGCTGAATATGGTTTTAAAGATATGCCAACCCAGAGCTATCTTATGCCACGAATCGGACTTGGGTTCCCCATTTCCGACAAGTCCACTTTCCATTTAAACTATGGTAGATATGTACAAATGGCTCCAATGAGTCAGCTTTATCGTAGCCGTGGTTCAGGTACATCTTCTTGGGGACTGGAACCTGTAAAAGAAACCAAGTTTGAAGTCGGATATGGTACACTCATTGGCGAAATTGCTTCACTAGATATTACGGTTTTCTCTCGCAATCCTCAGGATCAGGTTAGCCGTGATACTTATGAGCCGGACAATTCTCCAGGCATGAACGCTTATGGCTTGAGAGAGCACACCATATACGTAAATTCAGATTTTTCAAACATTATTGGTGTTGAGTTTGATTTCAAAACATCTCGCGTTAATAACATGCAATTGTTTGCAAACTACGTCTTCCAAGATGTGAGAAGTACAAACTCTTATACGAGTACTTCAACAATCGGTTGGGGTAAGCCTACAATGATTTCAGCCACCCGTTATGACCAGCGACACCAGGCCAATGCAGTCCTAGATTACCGGTCAGGTAGAACGGGTAACCCAATAACGGACAATTTTGGTGTAAACTTAATTGCTTCTCTTAACAGTGGGCATCCATTTACACTATCTGATGGTTCGATGGGGCAGCGTGACGCAGGTGAAGGTGCTCTTCTTTCGGATAATGACCCCCGGAATAGGGCGCCATTGGAAGCACTTAACTCATCTTTAACACCGAGTTACTTTAATTTGGATCTTGGTTTGGATAAAACATTCAAGCTTGCAGGTACAAATTTTAAAGTTTATGCAACGATTACAAACTTGTTGAATACAAAACATATAATCAATGTGTATAACCGAACTGGCGATGCGTATGATGATGGCTTTTTAAGCGACCCAGCTTTAAGTGCTCTTATTATTGAAGGGCGTGGCCCTGAATATGTCGAAATGTATCAAAAAATTAATTTGGCCAACCGGAATCACTGGTTGAACGATCACAGTTTTGATATGTTCGGCATTCCTCGCGAAATTAAAACAGGTATCCAAGTCTCCTTCTAGGGTGACTGAGAATACTAATAAATATAGTGGAGAATTTTATGAACTTCAAAAAATCAATCACTTGGATAATCTCGATTACCCTTCTCTTAGCTTCGCTTGTAAGTGCTGAAGTAATTAAAGGGGATAGGGATGCAGGTAAAACGGCTACAAGCCGTTTGGCAAAAATTACATCGGAAGGCCCAAGTGCTACATTTTTCAACATTAATAGTTGGAAAATTCAAATGGAAAACCAAGGGTTTTTCTCGTGGGATGGAACTTCGCACGGATCTGCCGGAAACTATCCTAAAGGGATGGGAAGCGTTATCTTTGCAGAAGGGATCCTTTGGGGTGCCAGAGTAAATGATAAATATGGCGTAGATGCCGATGGAGAAATTCTTACGGATGGAACCGGTGGTGGAGTGCCAAAAATCAGGGTTAACGGCTCTATGTATAATACCGGTCTTAAGGCTGGTAAAGTCCTTAGAGATGCGAATGGTAGAATCAAGTCTACTGGTTATTCTGAAGATTATCGCGACCAACAAATTTGGCGCGTACGGAAAAACTGGAATACAGCTGACCTTCGTGGTGATATTGCAATTATTAAAGATGCCAATCCAACTTCTCTCACTGACGCTCAAATTGAAGCTGGGAAGGCACAATACGAAGCTGATTGGACAAACTGGCCTGCCGATGAAGGCGCACCATTTGATGATGTAAATGGTGATGGTGTTTATACGCCAGCTACATGGGACGCAACAAATTTAGCTTGGGTTGGAGACATTCCAGGTGTTCCTGGCTCAGATCAAACTGTTTGGACTGTTGCTAATGATCTTCCTGATGAACATACTGGTGGTGCAACTGTCAGTGTTTCTGAGGGTGGTTGGGGATCGCCGCCAATTGGTTTCGAAATCCAAATTACACTTTGGGGATATGACTTCCCATTTTCTAATCCCTTAGCAAGCATGATGTTCAAAAGAGCTAGGATTAACTATGTTGGTCTCCCAGGTGGACCTGCTAATGCAACCTTAGATACAGTATATTTTACACAGTGGTCAGATCCTGATCTTGGGACTTATACCGACGACTATGTTGGATCGGATACAACCTTGAGTTTGGGATATGTTTATAACGGTAATACGTTTGATGATCAATTTTTTAATTCATATGGTAGTGCGGTACCTTCCGCTGGATATGACTTTCTTGAAGGTCCTAAAGTCGACGTAAATAATGATGGCATTATTGATACTTTGGGAATGACAAGTTTTGTATACTTTGCTGCAGGTTCGTCAATTAGTGATCCTGACACAAAAGTATATGCAGGAACGCTGCAGTGGTTTAACCTGATGGAAGGCTATCTTCCGAGACCGGCATACCCAACACAACAGCCTTTTGTCGATCCAATTACTGGGGAAGCAGAAATATATGTTATGGCCGGTGACCCAACTACAGGTACAGGTTGGATTGATGGAATTATTTTACCACCTGGCGATCGTCGTCTTGTGATGAATACAGGTCCTTTTTCCATGGCTATTGGTGATACTCAAGACGTAGTTGTTGGGTTAATTGGTGGTATGGGTGAAGATGCACTGAGTTCTGTAACTGTAATGAAATATAATGACAGTTATGCGCAATATGCATATGACCAAAAATTCATATTGCCAGTTCCACCGAAAACCCCAGAAGTAACTGCTTTTGAAGGAAATGGGTATATCGGATTGGATTGGAATAAAAATTATGAGCTAATAGAACAAAAGGTTATTGAAGGATTTGTTTTTGAAGGATATAAAATTTATCAATTACCTTATGCTTTAGCAAATCCTGAAGAAGGAATACTGGTTGCAACTTTTGATGTAGATAACTTGGTAAAAGTAATCTCTGGTAAAAAAGTTGACTTAAAATCAGGATTGCTTTTGACAGTCCCTGAGCATTATGGTAGTGATAGTGGTATTCGAAGAGACATTAAAATTACCACTGACCACCTTAGGAGCCGTCCAATTACAAATGACCGCCCATTTTATTATGGCGTAAGTGCATATTCATATAATAAAGCTTTGGCGGCTGATCCTACTGCGCCATTAAAAGCGCTTGAGTCTCCTATGACAAGAATAACCGTAACACCAAAAATGCCAGATCCTGGTACATCTTACGATGTATCTATAGGTGAAGCGTTAACCGTAACGCATTCAACTGGTACGGCGATTGCAACCGCCGCCGCTTCTGTTATGGACCCGTCAGCTTTAAAAGGAAATGAATATGAAATGTTCATTGATAATCAACATTACTATCGCGATGTAGATGGTATTTGGAAACAAACAGCATATCCAGATTCTGTAGGCAAAATGCTTACAAAATCAGTATCAACATTTGATTGTTCCAATTCTACAATAACAGCAAGTGCTTTGGCTTCGGCTAAAGTAGGAACAGTTGATTTAACCTTCACTTTTGATATGGACTGTGGTGACAATTGGGTTGATGGTATTGTACTTGATCTACCTGATGATATTACAGTAAATAGCTTTGGTACACCGGTGACAGGTTCATCGGCTGGACAAAATATCGCCAATGCAAGTGGTACTTTGGACGCCGCAACCAATACCATTACTTGGGGAAATGCACTTAGAAGTGAATGGGGTGGAGTAACTGGAGATGCAGTCTGGGTTGTTAATACAAGTCTTCCTGCATCGTATCCGCTCTCCATTGCATATACTGTTTATGATGATGCATATGATGGTACAACCGTAGATGCTACTGGTTCAGCCACAATAACTGAACTTGGCTATGAATTCAAAACCATCAAACATTGGAATGTGAGAAATAAAACTGCCGGTACAGTAGTGATTAATGATCAATTTATCCTTGATGGATACACAATAGATCATGTTGACTATAAGGGTATATTCCAAGAAGGTGGTGCATACTATGGTGACCATTTAGCGTCTGCAGAAGGATTCAAAACAACCTTAGTGGGTGGTTATGCTGCCCCTGTTGATTTTAATTCAGCAAAAGTAACAGGATCAGGATCTTTCGATATTGGTAGTTATGGTGCTTATGGTTGGGCAAAAACTGCTAAATCAATCCATGCGTATGGTGCTGGTTTTGCAGATGTAGATCATTTACAAAAAGACGTCAAAATTGTTTGGGACGGTGTATATGGTGAGGCGCTTGCCAATGGATATGTTCCTGTTGAATCAGGCGGTTCTCAAGCATGGCTTTATAATGCTAGGGGATACGATATTAAAGACCATTTAGATCCAGGGAATCCTGGGACAGGCGATCCATTCCTCATAACAGTTCCATTCAAAGTATATGATATGGAACCAGAAGGTGGTGGTGATCCAGTTCAAATTAGTATCATCGTATATGATCGAATAGCGGACCCTGCCGTAACGCCATTTTATGCATTTAATCCAAACGATCGGATGTATACAAACTTCGTTCTTCGCCCGTATGAAGAAACCTTGGTGGATTTTAAATCCAATGAGGCATTCCTTACGTGGAATGTAGTTTGGTGGGAATCGGCTCACGTATTAGGAGATGTTATAAACTTTGTTTATGCTAACCCATTGCAGGTTGGTGGAGATGTCTTCTCTTTTACAACACCGGCTCCGGGGAATAGATCTCTAGTGGCAAAGGATCTTGAGAAAATTAATGTTTTCCCAAATCCATATATGGGTTATCATGATTTGGAACAAGCGTCACCAAACCTGCCGCTTCCAAAGTATGTAACATTCAACCATTTGCCTGCAACAGGTAAAGTTCAGTTTAGAGTATTCAATATTGCAGGTACACAGGTTGCTAGTTTCCAGAAAATTACAACAACCCAATACCAGCAATGGGATATGAGAAATTCGAATAACTTTCCATTAGCAAGTGGAGTTTACATAGTACATATTGATGCAGATGGAATCGGCGAGAAAATATTAAAACTTGCGATTGTCACTGAAGAAGAATTTCCGAAACGCTATTAGGGTTTGAAGGAGCAATTATCATGAAAATTAAAAAAATAGTAAAAATAGCTTCCATTTTGGTTCTATCATTAGGATTATTAATGGCTCAAGCAAAAAACAAATATGATGGCGATGCAGGTAGTGGTATGCGCAATGGTACCGCAGCGGCAAGTCAACTCTTGATTCCACAAGGGGCAGCCTATTTAACTGGTGGCGGTGCTGTTGCAAGTGCTACTGGTGTTGGTGCATCTTTTTGGAATCCTGCAGGCGTTGTACGAGCAACGAGCAAGTTAGAAACATCCTTTTCAAACAGGACATATATTGCTGACATGTCAGTACTATTTGCCGGTGTGGCGATGAAGTCTGGGAACAACGCATTTAGTGTTAACATTCGCTCAATTGATATAGGTGAAATTCCCGTTACAACAGTGTTTCAACCCGATGGAACTGGTGAAAAATTTCGCCCGTCAAACTTCACAGCTGGATTTACCTATTCCCGTTTGATGTCAACAAAGACTTCTATGGGATTAACGCTCAATGCTACCTCAGAAGGGTTTAAGCGAGTAAAAGGGACAGCATTAACTATTGATGCCGGTGTTCAATATACAGATTTTCTGAATGTGAATGGTTTAGATGTTGGTGTTGCTGTAAGAAATTACGGTCGCCCAATGCGGTATGATGGCTCTGGCTTGTTACATAAAGCACAGGCCCTTGACAGTGACCGTCTTACACAGTTGATGAAAATTGAAGCTGCAGAAGCTGACGTCCCAATGTTGTTTGAACTAGGTGCCTCTTATACAATCGCTAATATGATTAATGTGAGTGGTTCCTATGAAAGTAATAGCTTTGAACAGGATAAACTAAAACTGATGGGTTCTTATAGTCTCCCTGGATTGGTGACTGTTCGTGCCGGTTACTTAGCAGATTTGGAAACTATTACACTTAAGGATGATCCTGAAACAACTACAGTTGATGAAAGTAAATCAGAGATTGAAAATATCTTTGGTGGTGTTTCATTTGGTGGTTCACTTTATCTTAAAAAATATTTGGGTATTAATGCATCGATTGATTATGCATACATCCCTGCTAAATATTTTGACGGTAATACAGTATTCACATTGAATGTTGGTTTCTAAGAAGTAATACTTAAAAACATTAAAAAGCCCTGTCAATTTTGACGGGGCTTTTTTTTGTCTAATTGTAATATATTAAACCGTATGAATTATCGGTTGATTCCCCAATGCCTATTGTTTTTCCTCATTTCCTTTACTGGATGTTCGAAGAAAAAGAATGCTCAAAAAGCACTCACGATACCCCAACCTTCTAGAACAGAACAAAATAGTAAGGTATTATTTTCCGATTTCGTCGGATCAAAGCAGTGCCAATCATGCCATAAAGATATTTTCAGCCAATGGAAAAAATCCACCCATGGTAAAGCAGGTGGATATCCCAATGAAGTTAATATTATAGCACCATTTAATGGTGATCCAATCATTTTAGCTGATGTGATTATTTATCCAGAAAAAAATGATAATAATTACCAGTTTAGAATTATTAATAAAAAAACAAAAAATGAGCAAAAAATAAATGTTGAAGCCGTGGTTGGTGGTGGTTTTATGGCTGGAGGAGGGACTCAAACCTTTTTTGGAAAATATGAGGATGGAACATATAGGTTTTTACCATTTGATTTCAGTCGTGATGAAAATAGTTGGTTTGTCCAGGTAAAGGGGAGTGAAGAATGGGAGTTAGTCAATAATGAAATAAGATTGAACCAATTATACAATTGGCCCCCACATCGTGTACTTGGTGAAATAGATGATATATCTAATTGTCAAAATTGTCATGGTAGCCAAATAATTAGTGAAAAGGTGGGAAATAATTATAACATGCGATTTACCTCTCTTGCCATTAATTGTGAATCCTGTCATGGACCTGCAAAAAAACATGTTACAATCATGTCTGAAATTGTTCGGGGAGTAATTAAAAATTCAGAATCAATCGGGATCAATAGCTTAGTGGGCATTTCACCAAGAGAAAGTCTCAATTTATGTTTCCAGTGCCATGCGGTTAAAACGCCCTTAAAAAATGGATATTTACCCGGGGAAGATTTAGAAGAATACTATTCACTTCGATTGGCCTTGTTGGGAAATCAGAATCCTTATTCTGTTGACGGCAGGATTAAATCTTTTGGATATCAGCAAAATCACATATTCAGTGATTGCTTTATTAATGGTTCCATGACTTGTACCAGTTGTCATAATCCCCATACTCAAGATTATCAGGATATTAATAAGAAAACATTGGTCGATCGATTTGACGACCAACAATGCACTGCATGTCATGCTGCTATTGGGAAGAACCCACCTGCCCATACATTTCATAAAGTAAATTCGCAGGGGAGTAAATGTGTTTCTTGCCACATGCCGTTTCGACAAGAAGGAGGAATTGGGAATCAAATCAAATTCACAAGATCTGACCATACTATTGCCATTCCTCGACCTGTTTATGACAAATCTCAAGGATTTGAATCGTCATGTATTCAATGTCACTCTGATCAAACAGAAGAGGAATTGCAGGTTTCTACGAATCAATTGTGGGGATCTATTAAACCTATGAATGCTGTCATTGAAAACCGATTAAAAATAAATAATGAAACAAGCGAAAGAGATGCCATCAACTTATTGCTTCAGCCCCAATTGAAACATAGTATAGGACAATTTGCCAATTTGAGCTATTTCATTAAAAGATACTTATCACCCGGGATGGAATTTATTAATCCCGAAATTGTGGAAAAATTAAAGGCATATTCCGAAATAGATGATGATATTGATCTTAAAGCTTTAGCTTTGGCGGGGCTTCATTACAGTCAGTATAAAAATCCAAAAGTTCGTAATTATTTATTGGGGCAATTGGATAAAATAGAAAGAGAAGAACATTCAGTCCGTCTTCGTTGGGGACTTATTTTAGATTATTTTGGTACTGTTTTTTATATGATTGGCGATCGTCCGCGCGCGATAGAGTGTTATGAATTAGCAAGACAAGTATTACCGGATGATAAAAAGATTAAAGAAAATTTAGCGCGCGCGAAAAGTTAATCTTCAAATATTGACCTAAGAGTCGGGTACAGTTTTTTATAGGGCAAATTCTGCCCAAAATAATATTCTCCATTTTTATTCTGTAATATTAGTTCCCAATGGAGGTGTGATTCATCACGAGTACCTAATGTACTCGGACGGGTTCCTGTATTTCCAGATTTGGCAAAAACTTCGCCTGCTTTTATCTTATAACCAGGTTTTATATTTGAATTGATATAAGATAAATGTGCATAAATAGTAATGGAACGATATCCTGGGAATAAATCAAATCCATGATCAATGAAGACTGCCTTCCCCAATAAAATACTATTAAAAATATCTGACGGTGTACGTTTCAACTTTGCAGCACGATTTAATATTTCAATTCTGAAATCAGCCGGGACTTCTTTATAATTCAAATCTGATCGTATTATAATTCCATCTGCCACCGATTTTACAGGTGTGCCCCAATTAGAAAAAAAATCAATCCCACGGTGAACCCCAGAACGATAATCTCTTGGGGCATTAGGAAGTCTTGATCCTTTGGTTGGAATTGGCTGACCGTCGCAAGGTAACATTAATGATATGGTGGGAGAAATAAGGGTAAAATCAGGGATTCTCCCAGCTCTATCAAATAAAGGCTCTATCGGTTGGGTAGAGTTCATCTTCTCGAATACACTGCGGATATGGGGCATTACAAAGCTTGTATCGATAGAATAAGTAACCACTATGAAATCATCATTAGCTTGAAGGCTTGATATTGCTCTACCCAATTTTTGATCAGGAATTTCATTTTTGATCAAATCATGGTACATCACTTTTGATGAATCATGAATTCCCGGTTGAGTTAAATCAACTAATCTGTTTATTGAGACAGGATGTTTTGCCAATTGGGTCAACGAGTCTAATTCGGACAACTTATGATTGGTGGTGATTGTTGCAGTTAAACTATCTCCGGAAAATTGTATAACCGGTTTTATTGAATTATTTATCTCCTCGTCTAATTTTGGCGGTATATGAACAGGCTTAACGCAAGCAGCCAATATGGCAAACAGTAAAATCGAATAAAGTTTCAAGAATTCAGCTTTGTTTTTGTAGAGCGTCCACGCCATCAATATAAATTTTATTGGGTGGACCGATAATTGTAGAAATACAGGAAGTAGAAAAAATTGAATTTTCTTTTTGTATATCACCATACTTTTCAGAAAAAAGTAATTGTACTGTAGGAAGCTGGGTTATTTTAATTGCATCAAGAATTGAATATTCAAATCTTGCCCATGCCATGGGTGCAAATATGAAACCATCCGCCCAATTACGGTTGCGTTGAATAAAATTAATAGCTTGAAACACTTTATGTGTTTGTGTGATTTTTAATTCAATTTCTGAATTCCGGACATGCCGTCGCAATGCAGTATTAATTTTATCTAACGTTATACGCTCATGGGCT of Candidatus Neomarinimicrobiota bacterium contains these proteins:
- a CDS encoding TonB-dependent receptor, with protein sequence MRKLTILLFAMIFSVGLYAQNLAGKLSGTVSSDGQPLVGANVILEGTSSGAATDENGTYYIFDVQPGTYTLRVNYIGYKTQIVSNVRVTIGLTTVQDFGLEVAAVEGEVVEVTAEKPLIEVSQTNVARTIDSEAIDNYAVRNVTSMVASQAGVIKMHDGLHIRGSRSNEIGYTLEGASMSGASGKVVSNAIPEALEIIAVQVGGFDASIGKANAGLVQQSLRTGGSKLSASVLIEGMQSGDPGAATGDNDFTARFGGPIGDKVRFFAAVRKSHTDNYSSSSRWFTPFTIADGIPIADKIGGLTASGDMVVLDSNKGNMTFRDSDGDGTYSDGDEIRGQNSGYAFDNVSDDLNFNGTLQLDLNPLVLRLATTYNSYTSSGAGKPISNMFNSRRHETEGKNYMINLKATYFLNAKTYIRTNVRSMNRTYETYDKAFKDKGTFKTGGDSQLKDWLKWGDRNEVAKVDTNWAKHFGTPGENPTQESFRYVEPSSYNVNGFRFSRDGARRGGYSKGEDGYIGFDAEFVTQMGEHEVKIGGDYTKWGYKRYSYSGINSLNSKIGQDSTLTVAVNGQTDRIVTEIVQGRLSSWIGYDPLGRDWNASKVNNAYDKPREPWNMSFYINDKFEAGDLIVNAGLRYEAINQANVDLKDYNNAPLDKNATIVAADHAEYGFKDMPTQSYLMPRIGLGFPISDKSTFHLNYGRYVQMAPMSQLYRSRGSGTSSWGLEPVKETKFEVGYGTLIGEIASLDITVFSRNPQDQVSRDTYEPDNSPGMNAYGLREHTIYVNSDFSNIIGVEFDFKTSRVNNMQLFANYVFQDVRSTNSYTSTSTIGWGKPTMISATRYDQRHQANAVLDYRSGRTGNPITDNFGVNLIASLNSGHPFTLSDGSMGQRDAGEGALLSDNDPRNRAPLEALNSSLTPSYFNLDLGLDKTFKLAGTNFKVYATITNLLNTKHIINVYNRTGDAYDDGFLSDPALSALIIEGRGPEYVEMYQKINLANRNHWLNDHSFDMFGIPREIKTGIQVSF
- a CDS encoding T9SS type A sorting domain-containing protein; its protein translation is MNFKKSITWIISITLLLASLVSAEVIKGDRDAGKTATSRLAKITSEGPSATFFNINSWKIQMENQGFFSWDGTSHGSAGNYPKGMGSVIFAEGILWGARVNDKYGVDADGEILTDGTGGGVPKIRVNGSMYNTGLKAGKVLRDANGRIKSTGYSEDYRDQQIWRVRKNWNTADLRGDIAIIKDANPTSLTDAQIEAGKAQYEADWTNWPADEGAPFDDVNGDGVYTPATWDATNLAWVGDIPGVPGSDQTVWTVANDLPDEHTGGATVSVSEGGWGSPPIGFEIQITLWGYDFPFSNPLASMMFKRARINYVGLPGGPANATLDTVYFTQWSDPDLGTYTDDYVGSDTTLSLGYVYNGNTFDDQFFNSYGSAVPSAGYDFLEGPKVDVNNDGIIDTLGMTSFVYFAAGSSISDPDTKVYAGTLQWFNLMEGYLPRPAYPTQQPFVDPITGEAEIYVMAGDPTTGTGWIDGIILPPGDRRLVMNTGPFSMAIGDTQDVVVGLIGGMGEDALSSVTVMKYNDSYAQYAYDQKFILPVPPKTPEVTAFEGNGYIGLDWNKNYELIEQKVIEGFVFEGYKIYQLPYALANPEEGILVATFDVDNLVKVISGKKVDLKSGLLLTVPEHYGSDSGIRRDIKITTDHLRSRPITNDRPFYYGVSAYSYNKALAADPTAPLKALESPMTRITVTPKMPDPGTSYDVSIGEALTVTHSTGTAIATAAASVMDPSALKGNEYEMFIDNQHYYRDVDGIWKQTAYPDSVGKMLTKSVSTFDCSNSTITASALASAKVGTVDLTFTFDMDCGDNWVDGIVLDLPDDITVNSFGTPVTGSSAGQNIANASGTLDAATNTITWGNALRSEWGGVTGDAVWVVNTSLPASYPLSIAYTVYDDAYDGTTVDATGSATITELGYEFKTIKHWNVRNKTAGTVVINDQFILDGYTIDHVDYKGIFQEGGAYYGDHLASAEGFKTTLVGGYAAPVDFNSAKVTGSGSFDIGSYGAYGWAKTAKSIHAYGAGFADVDHLQKDVKIVWDGVYGEALANGYVPVESGGSQAWLYNARGYDIKDHLDPGNPGTGDPFLITVPFKVYDMEPEGGGDPVQISIIVYDRIADPAVTPFYAFNPNDRMYTNFVLRPYEETLVDFKSNEAFLTWNVVWWESAHVLGDVINFVYANPLQVGGDVFSFTTPAPGNRSLVAKDLEKINVFPNPYMGYHDLEQASPNLPLPKYVTFNHLPATGKVQFRVFNIAGTQVASFQKITTTQYQQWDMRNSNNFPLASGVYIVHIDADGIGEKILKLAIVTEEEFPKRY
- a CDS encoding PorV/PorQ family protein — its product is MKIKKIVKIASILVLSLGLLMAQAKNKYDGDAGSGMRNGTAAASQLLIPQGAAYLTGGGAVASATGVGASFWNPAGVVRATSKLETSFSNRTYIADMSVLFAGVAMKSGNNAFSVNIRSIDIGEIPVTTVFQPDGTGEKFRPSNFTAGFTYSRLMSTKTSMGLTLNATSEGFKRVKGTALTIDAGVQYTDFLNVNGLDVGVAVRNYGRPMRYDGSGLLHKAQALDSDRLTQLMKIEAAEADVPMLFELGASYTIANMINVSGSYESNSFEQDKLKLMGSYSLPGLVTVRAGYLADLETITLKDDPETTTVDESKSEIENIFGGVSFGGSLYLKKYLGINASIDYAYIPAKYFDGNTVFTLNVGF
- a CDS encoding ammonia-forming cytochrome c nitrite reductase subunit c552, whose translation is MFFLISFTGCSKKKNAQKALTIPQPSRTEQNSKVLFSDFVGSKQCQSCHKDIFSQWKKSTHGKAGGYPNEVNIIAPFNGDPIILADVIIYPEKNDNNYQFRIINKKTKNEQKINVEAVVGGGFMAGGGTQTFFGKYEDGTYRFLPFDFSRDENSWFVQVKGSEEWELVNNEIRLNQLYNWPPHRVLGEIDDISNCQNCHGSQIISEKVGNNYNMRFTSLAINCESCHGPAKKHVTIMSEIVRGVIKNSESIGINSLVGISPRESLNLCFQCHAVKTPLKNGYLPGEDLEEYYSLRLALLGNQNPYSVDGRIKSFGYQQNHIFSDCFINGSMTCTSCHNPHTQDYQDINKKTLVDRFDDQQCTACHAAIGKNPPAHTFHKVNSQGSKCVSCHMPFRQEGGIGNQIKFTRSDHTIAIPRPVYDKSQGFESSCIQCHSDQTEEELQVSTNQLWGSIKPMNAVIENRLKINNETSERDAINLLLQPQLKHSIGQFANLSYFIKRYLSPGMEFINPEIVEKLKAYSEIDDDIDLKALALAGLHYSQYKNPKVRNYLLGQLDKIEREEHSVRLRWGLILDYFGTVFYMIGDRPRAIECYELARQVLPDDKKIKENLARAKS
- a CDS encoding M23 family metallopeptidase produces the protein MAWTLYKNKAEFLKLYSILLFAILAACVKPVHIPPKLDEEINNSIKPVIQFSGDSLTATITTNHKLSELDSLTQLAKHPVSINRLVDLTQPGIHDSSKVMYHDLIKNEIPDQKLGRAISSLQANDDFIVVTYSIDTSFVMPHIRSVFEKMNSTQPIEPLFDRAGRIPDFTLISPTISLMLPCDGQPIPTKGSRLPNAPRDYRSGVHRGIDFFSNWGTPVKSVADGIIIRSDLNYKEVPADFRIEILNRAAKLKRTPSDIFNSILLGKAVFIDHGFDLFPGYRSITIYAHLSYINSNIKPGYKIKAGEVFAKSGNTGTRPSTLGTRDESHLHWELILQNKNGEYYFGQNLPYKKLYPTLRSIFED
- a CDS encoding type II 3-dehydroquinate dehydratase; the protein is MKILVLHGPNSNLLGSISSQAHERITLDKINTALRRHVRNSEIELKITQTHKVFQAINFIQRNRNWADGFIFAPMAWARFEYSILDAIKITQLPTVQLLFSEKYGDIQKENSIFSTSCISTIIGPPNKIYIDGVDALQKQS